A DNA window from Daucus carota subsp. sativus chromosome 3, DH1 v3.0, whole genome shotgun sequence contains the following coding sequences:
- the LOC108210844 gene encoding probable protein phosphatase 2C 23: MGNGIGKFNLCFAGDAGEISRRHHDIAIYLSNPLDEGLGHSFCYIRPDPSRLSSSKLYSDDFPPLFRTISGASISANTFTPLSTLIDPFLYNNCTLDKASSFESSESFAAIPLQPIPRNVIPAVRSGPICNSSGMLFGSGPIERGFLSGPIERSFISGPLENQSEQLLRYRPKSKKWAFMKIIKRAISRSNLLPIGKDKEVDWGQNGNLDNFTMNNNNNNLSSQASLVDDDVEDHEIFDGRNVQWAQGKAGEDRIHVVISEEHGWVFVGIYDGFNGPDATDYLLSNLYSNVYKELKGLLWNDKYDENEEKCSCGGEGDLKRKRGEDRERSWKCENEMHRFETSEFPSCGSNGVGNTNHSDVLRALSEALRKTEEAYLEIADMMVMENPELALMGSCVLAMLMKGDDVYLMNVGDSRAVLAQKVDLERISEETLSDLDRIDVDEFGSFTSLASSQLTVDHSTSVEEEVQRIKSEHRDDSSAITKDRVKGSLKVTRAFGAGFLKQPKWNNALLEMFRIDYVGNSPYISCSPSLYHHRLGHKDRFLILSSDGLYQYFTNKEAVSEVETFIALFPEGDPAQHLIEEVLFRAAKKAGLDFHELLDIPQGDRRKYHDDVSVIIISFEGRIWRSSV, from the exons aTGGGCAACGGAATAGGAAAATTCAACCTCTGTTTTGCCGGAGACGCCGGAGAAATTTCCCGGCGACATCACGATATAGCTATTTATCTGTCTAATCCACTTGATGAGGGATTGGGTCATTCTTTCTGTTATATCCGGCCCGACCCATCTCGTCTTTCCTCTTCGAAACTGTACTCCGATGACTTCCCGCCACTTTTCCGTACGATTTCCGGCGCTTCGATCAGTGCTAATACGTTCACTCCTCTGTCTACATTAATTGacccttttttgtataataattGTACACTTGATAAAGCTTCTTCCTTTGAAAGCTCGGAGTCTTTTGCTGCAATTCCGTTGCAGCCCATTCCCCGGAATGTAATTCCGGCGGTTCGGTCAGGCCCAATTTGTAACAGCTCCGGGATGTTATTCGGGTCGGGTCCAATTGAAAGAGGGTTCTTGTCGGGTCCAATTGAGCGGAGTTTTATATCAGGGCCTTTAGAGAATCAGTCTGAACAGTTGCTGAGGTATAGGCCTAAGTCTAAGAAATGGGCttttatgaaaattattaaGAGGGCTATTTCAAGATCAAATCTTTTGCCTATCGGTAAAGATAAAGAAGTTGATTGGGGGCAGAATGGAAATCTTGATAATTTTactatgaataataataataataatttgagcAGTCAAGCTAGTTTAGTCGATGATGATGTTGAGGATCATGAAATATTTGATGGTCGAAATGTGCAGTGGGCTCAAGGGAAGGCGGGTGAGGATCGGATTCATGTTGTGATCTCTGAGGAACATGGTTGGGTTTTTGTTGGAATTTATGATGGTTTTAATGGTCCTGATGCTACGGATTATCTTTTGAGTAATCTTTACTCGAATGTTTATAAGGAGCTTAAAGGCTTGCTATGGAATGATAAGTATGATGAGAATGAAGAGAAATGTTCTTGTGGAGGAGAAGGTGATTTGAAGAGAAAGAGAGGTGAGGATAGAGAGAGGAGCTGGAAGTGTGAAAATGAAATGCATAGATTTGAGACTTCAGAATTTCCGAGTTGTGGTTCAAATGGAGTAGGGAACACTAATCATTCGGATGTTTTGAGAGCACTTTCAGAGGCCTTGAGGAAAACAGAGGAGGCATATTTGGAAATTGCTGATATGATGGTTATGGAAAACCCCGAGTTAGCTTTGATGGGATCATGTGTTTTGGCAATGTTGATGAAGGGCGATGATGTTTACTTGATGAATGTTGGAGATAGTAGAGCTGTTTTAGCTCAAAAGGTTGATTTGGAACGAATAAGTGAGGAAACTTTGAGTGATCTTGACAGGATTGATGTTGATGAATTTGGCAGTTTCACTAGCTTGGCTTCATCGCAGTTAACTGTGGATCATAGTACATCAGTGGAAGAG GAAGTTCAAAGGATTAAAAGTGAGCATCGGGATGATTCCTCAGCTATAACAAAGGATCGGGTTAAAGGTTCGTTGAAGGTTACTAGAGCTTTTGGCGCTGGTTTTCTCAAACAG CCGAAATGGAATAATGCATTGCTAGAGATGTTCAGAATCGATTATGTAGGAAACTCCCCCTACATTAGCTGTTCCCCTTCACTCTATCACCACAGACTTGGTCATAAAGATCGATTCTTGATTCTATCTTCCGATGGACTCTACCAGTACTTCACAAACAAAGAAGCAGTCTCTGAAGTTGAAACTTTTATAGCATTGTTCCCCGAGGGAGATCCTGCACAACATCTTATAGAAGAAGTACTGTTTCGAGCTGCTAAAAAGGCTG GTTTGGATTTTCATGAGCTGCTAGATATTCCACAAGGTGACAGAAGAAAATACCATGATGATGTATCAGTTATCATCATCTCATTCGAAGGGAGGATATGGCGTTCATCGGTGTAA
- the LOC108212118 gene encoding pectin acetylesterase 5-like: MSSNLQTMLINHHRTVRWRKWNRAVAVVSVFAVLLVLGLSLFLILRNNTRRPALSTSDTPSDLVPLTLLRNANLTGAFCLDGSFPGYHFQKGFGSGSRNWLLHLQGGAWCNSIASCSERKATNLGSSKYMEQEVNFPGILSSDPSQNPDFFSWNKVVIRYCDGASFAGRPESEFDNSTQLFFRGQLIWEAATDELLSLGMSNARQALLTGCSAGGLATLIHCDDFRDILPKNAKVKCLSDAGFFLNENDIAGNHTIESFFHDVVELQGVSKSLNKDCVAKKDPLKQNQCFFPQEFTSSITTPVFLVNSAYDSWQIPNILVPLSSDLGGDWSKCRLNIHSCSPRQIGILQGFRNSLLKALSDFLQINGGVFINSCFVHCQTLAETWHGPAAPKINNKSIAESVGDWYFNDKIVQQIDCPYPCNPTCDRVS; encoded by the exons ATGTCGTCAAATCTCCAAACTATGCTCATCAACCATCACCGGACCGTGCGGTGGCGTAAATGGAACCGGGCTGTCGCCGTCGTCTCTGTATTCGCCGTCTTGTTGGTGTTGGGCCTCTCACTTTTCTTAATTTTACGAAACAATACCAGGCGTCCCGCACTTTCGACAAGTGACACGCCTAGTGATTTGGTCCCACTTACGTTGCTCCGCAATGCCAACCTCACTGGAGCCT TTTGCTTGGATGGGAGTTTTCCGGGATATCATTTTCAAAAGGGTTTTGGATCTGGCTCACGTAACTGGCTTCTTCATCTTCAG GGTGGAGCTTGGTGCAATTCAATAGCGTCGTGTTCTGAGAGGAAGGCCACCAATCTTGGTTCTTCAAAGTACATGGAACAGGAAGTTAATTTTCCTGGAATTTTAAGCTCTGACCCATCCCAAAATCCTG ATTTTTTTAGCTGGAACAAAGTCGTGATACGTTATTGTGATGGTGCATCCTTTGCTGGTCGCCCGGAGAGTGAGTTTGAT AATAGTACACAACTTTTCTTCCGCGGTCAATTAATCTGGGAAGCAGCCACAGACGAACTCCTTTCACTAGGAATGTCGAACGCTAGACAG GCTCTTCTGACAGGATGCTCGGCTGGAGGTTTGGCAACTCTCATTCACTGTGATGATTTTCGCGATATCTTGCCCAAGAATGCCAAAGTCAAGTGTCTTTCGGATGCAGGCTTTTTCCTCAATga AAATGATATTGCTGGAAACCACACCATTGAGTCATTTTTTCATGATGTTGTTGAACTTCAG GGTGTGTCAAAAAGTTTGAATAAGGATTGTGTTGCAAAAAAGGATCCGTTGAAG CAAAATCAGTGTTTCTTTCCTCAAGAATTCACAAGTAGCATCACGACACCAGTTTTCCTTGTCAATTCAGCTTATGATTCTTGGCAG ATACCGAACATATTAGTGCCACTTTCATCAGATTTAGGTGGAGATTGGTCCAAGTGCAGGCTTAATATCCACAGCTGCAGTCCCAGACAAATTGGAATCCTACAAG GTTTCCGAAATTCATTATTGAAGGCACTGAGTGACTTTCTACAAATTAATGGAGGAGTGTTCATAAATTCATGCTTTGTCCATTGCCAGACATTGGCTGAGACATGGCATGGTCCTGCTGCtccaaaaattaacaacaag AGTATTGCAGAATCTGTAGGCGACTGGTACTTCAATGATAAAATAGTGCAACAAATCGACTGCCCTTATCCTTGCAATCCTACTTGTGACAGAGTCTCATAA